In the genome of Opitutia bacterium KCR 482, one region contains:
- a CDS encoding sulfite exporter TauE/SafE family protein: protein MFDFSQLFSSPAQMWTLFLCAVLVGMSKTGMQGINTISIPLMAIAFGAKPSTGVILPMLCFADLVAVCYYRRQTSWRIVLKLLPPAVAGFFLAIFVDSFVPADEFRILIAFCIFLGLVVMFWTERGGACDGSIARKWWYAQSFGVAGGFTTMIGNAAGPVMSVYLLSARLPKLVFVGTNAWFFLLVNYMKLPFQIFAWDNIGAKSLAVGAVGIPFILLGAVFGIWFVKKLPEKWYRAFIVATTIISTAAMFFC, encoded by the coding sequence ATGTTCGATTTTTCACAGTTGTTTTCGTCGCCCGCCCAGATGTGGACGCTTTTTCTGTGCGCGGTGCTCGTCGGAATGTCGAAGACGGGCATGCAGGGCATAAACACGATTTCCATTCCGCTCATGGCGATAGCCTTCGGCGCGAAGCCCTCCACGGGCGTGATTCTTCCCATGCTCTGCTTTGCCGACCTCGTCGCCGTGTGCTACTACCGCCGCCAGACATCGTGGCGGATTGTGCTCAAACTTCTGCCGCCTGCGGTGGCCGGATTTTTCCTTGCGATATTCGTTGATTCTTTCGTTCCCGCCGACGAGTTCAGAATTCTGATTGCCTTTTGCATATTTTTGGGGCTTGTGGTGATGTTTTGGACGGAGCGCGGCGGCGCGTGCGACGGCTCGATTGCCCGCAAGTGGTGGTACGCGCAGTCGTTCGGCGTGGCGGGAGGATTTACCACTATGATTGGCAACGCTGCGGGGCCCGTTATGTCGGTATACCTGCTGAGCGCGAGGCTTCCGAAGCTTGTTTTTGTGGGCACAAACGCGTGGTTTTTTCTGCTTGTAAACTACATGAAGCTGCCGTTCCAGATTTTTGCGTGGGACAACATAGGCGCAAAAAGCCTCGCCGTGGGAGCCGTGGGCATTCCGTTCATTCTGCTCGGCGCGGTCTTCGGAATTTGGTTTGTGAAAAAGCTTCCCGAAAAGTGGTACAGGGCGTTCATTGTGGCGACCACGATTATTTCGACCGCCGCGATGTTCTTTTGCTAA
- a CDS encoding cellulase family glycosylhydrolase has product MKRTISAILAVCAAASLSARERWTEQQANQWYASQPFYAGANFIPSNAINQIEMWSTDTFSPDVIDRELGWAQSLGFNAMRVFLSDVVWKHEGEKLFANMEKYLEIADRRGIKTLFVFFDSCWNPESEYGKQPEPKLCNHNSGWVKSPSFKVLNDKSQWGDLEKYVKAVITRFKDDKRIIGWDIYNEPGNVGYTVIDGRENENAEVFRNTRELLEKAFVWARAANPSQPITSGEYSGDDHIVGRVFNKLQRDKSDIISFHCYGGAKALNTVIKKLKKYNRPLFCTEYMARPASTFNPCLGIMKEHKVAAFNWGLVSGKTQTIYSWKFNKMKNPTPDLLKLWFHDVFFESGVPYKQEEADYIKKIMGKK; this is encoded by the coding sequence ATGAAAAGGACAATATCCGCAATACTCGCCGTCTGCGCGGCGGCGTCGCTTTCCGCGCGCGAAAGATGGACGGAACAGCAGGCGAACCAGTGGTACGCAAGCCAGCCGTTCTACGCGGGGGCGAACTTCATTCCGTCGAACGCAATCAACCAAATCGAAATGTGGAGCACCGACACGTTCAGCCCCGATGTAATCGACCGCGAGCTGGGCTGGGCGCAAAGCCTCGGCTTCAACGCAATGCGCGTGTTCCTGAGCGACGTCGTGTGGAAGCACGAGGGCGAAAAGCTTTTTGCGAACATGGAAAAGTATCTTGAAATCGCCGACAGGCGCGGAATCAAAACGCTCTTCGTGTTCTTCGACAGCTGCTGGAACCCCGAATCGGAGTACGGCAAACAGCCCGAGCCCAAGCTCTGCAATCACAATTCGGGCTGGGTGAAATCGCCGTCGTTCAAGGTGCTCAACGACAAATCGCAGTGGGGAGACCTTGAAAAATACGTAAAGGCGGTCATCACGCGCTTCAAGGACGACAAGCGAATCATCGGCTGGGACATCTACAACGAGCCAGGAAACGTGGGATACACGGTAATCGACGGCAGGGAGAACGAAAACGCCGAAGTGTTCCGCAACACGCGCGAGCTGCTCGAAAAGGCGTTCGTGTGGGCGCGGGCGGCGAACCCCTCGCAACCCATTACTTCTGGCGAATACTCCGGCGACGACCACATCGTTGGCAGGGTTTTCAACAAGCTCCAGCGCGACAAGTCCGACATCATTTCGTTCCACTGCTACGGCGGCGCAAAGGCGTTGAACACGGTAATTAAAAAGCTCAAAAAATACAATCGCCCGCTTTTCTGCACCGAGTACATGGCGCGCCCCGCGAGCACATTCAACCCGTGCCTCGGAATCATGAAGGAGCACAAGGTTGCGGCGTTCAACTGGGGCTTGGTAAGCGGCAAAACGCAGACAATATACTCGTGGAAATTCAACAAGATGAAAAACCCCACCCCCGACCTGCTCAAACTGTGGTTCCACGACGTTTTCTTCGAAAGCGGCGTTCCGTACAAGCAGGAGGAGGCCGACTACATCAAGAAAATCATGGGCAAAAAATAA
- the zupT gene encoding zinc transporter ZupT: MEDNAPIAFLLALVAGAATGVGAALTFALRKNDFKIFALGMSFSAGVMVYLSFTDILPTAIAKMQGGGISDRLGHALAVLAFFAGVALAGVIDYFIPEHVDHEMAERGAEPHAHGRPSKAGRAAVFTAVALAIHNFPEGLSVFVAGLDDIKVGVGVAIAIMLHNIPEGVSVALPIYSATGDKRKAFCWATLSGMAEPLGAVFAYFALAPYLTPQLVGAALALTAGIMVYISLDELLPMAKEYGEEHYGIVGVFSGMAFMAAVSIIF; this comes from the coding sequence ATGGAAGACAACGCGCCGATTGCATTTCTACTCGCGCTGGTCGCCGGAGCGGCGACGGGCGTTGGAGCCGCGCTTACGTTCGCGCTCAGAAAAAACGACTTCAAGATTTTCGCGCTCGGAATGAGCTTTTCGGCGGGCGTGATGGTTTACCTGTCTTTTACGGACATTCTGCCGACGGCGATTGCGAAAATGCAGGGCGGCGGAATTTCCGACAGGCTCGGACACGCCCTCGCGGTGCTCGCGTTCTTCGCGGGCGTCGCGCTTGCGGGCGTCATAGACTACTTCATTCCCGAACACGTCGACCACGAAATGGCGGAGCGCGGCGCGGAGCCGCATGCGCACGGGCGTCCGTCGAAAGCGGGGAGGGCGGCGGTCTTTACGGCGGTCGCGCTTGCAATCCACAATTTTCCGGAGGGGCTTTCGGTTTTCGTGGCGGGCTTGGACGACATCAAGGTCGGAGTCGGCGTGGCGATAGCGATAATGCTCCACAACATTCCCGAGGGCGTGTCGGTGGCTCTGCCGATTTATTCGGCGACGGGCGACAAGCGCAAGGCGTTCTGCTGGGCGACTCTTTCGGGCATGGCCGAGCCGCTCGGGGCGGTGTTTGCGTATTTTGCGCTCGCGCCGTATTTGACGCCGCAGCTTGTGGGCGCGGCTCTCGCGCTGACTGCGGGAATAATGGTCTACATCTCCCTCGACGAGCTTCTGCCGATGGCGAAGGAATACGGCGAGGAGCACTACGGGATTGTCGGCGTGTTTTCGGGAATGGCGTTCATGGCGGCGGTTTCGATAATATTTTAA
- a CDS encoding sialate O-acetylesterase, which yields MFFCAALLAATVSSAEVKLPRVFSDGAVLQCGKPLKIWGWASPDSEISVSFAGKSATARAGKSGEWSVQLPPLPASKTPRKIEIAENGRAAKAVSDVLVGEVWVLGGQSNMAWPLLPTTDGKAATERANYPAVRCFKKIRGALPDTFLERKFGTFERTSLCSLDLARAPQKDSPEGSVWRAATPKNVPLWSAIGFYFAEKLAADLDVPVGLVFTPIGGSPMAAWIPESACAGNGFLEMRKKSHAIDMRKWDSGGYEKALAEYSAKVEKRKSELAEWKRGGKKPESWGGYRAYVPPSKDSPFSASATPFYNFNAKVAPLAGYAARGILWYQGESDARGASLGAFESQLETVVRVWRECFADPNLPFIQAQLSSYGKSANWAEVRAAQLAVSERTENMYTVCTLDIGDKNDVHPRNKTDVGLRMERVAMACVYGKRGESPLSPIFESAKFGGASAEVSVDSFGRGLKADGALRGFEASVGGKWVAADAALDGGKIVVSSRNGGKIDGVRYLWKQYPQDDVCLRNSDGLPLFPFSVSVK from the coding sequence ATGTTTTTTTGCGCCGCGCTTCTTGCGGCGACCGTTTCCTCCGCCGAAGTAAAACTGCCGCGCGTGTTTTCCGACGGCGCGGTTTTGCAGTGCGGCAAACCGCTGAAAATCTGGGGGTGGGCGTCGCCCGATTCGGAGATTTCGGTGTCGTTTGCGGGCAAGTCGGCGACGGCGCGGGCTGGCAAATCGGGCGAGTGGAGCGTGCAGCTCCCGCCGCTTCCCGCATCGAAAACGCCGCGCAAAATCGAAATCGCCGAAAACGGCAGGGCGGCGAAGGCCGTCTCCGACGTGCTCGTCGGCGAAGTTTGGGTCTTGGGGGGGCAGAGCAACATGGCGTGGCCGCTTCTTCCCACGACCGACGGCAAGGCGGCAACCGAACGCGCAAATTATCCCGCGGTGCGCTGTTTCAAAAAAATCAGGGGTGCGCTTCCCGACACATTTCTCGAACGTAAATTCGGAACCTTCGAGCGCACTTCGCTGTGCTCGCTCGACCTCGCCCGCGCTCCGCAAAAGGATTCGCCCGAAGGCTCGGTCTGGCGCGCGGCGACCCCGAAAAACGTCCCCCTTTGGAGCGCGATAGGCTTCTATTTCGCCGAAAAACTCGCCGCCGACTTGGACGTTCCCGTGGGGCTCGTTTTCACGCCGATCGGCGGCTCCCCGATGGCGGCGTGGATTCCAGAATCGGCGTGCGCGGGGAACGGATTTTTGGAGATGCGCAAGAAGTCCCATGCAATCGATATGCGCAAGTGGGACAGCGGCGGCTACGAAAAAGCCCTCGCCGAATACAGCGCGAAAGTCGAAAAGCGCAAGTCGGAACTCGCCGAATGGAAGCGCGGCGGCAAAAAGCCCGAAAGCTGGGGCGGATACCGTGCATATGTCCCGCCGTCGAAAGATTCGCCGTTCTCCGCCTCCGCGACGCCGTTCTACAATTTCAACGCGAAAGTCGCGCCCCTCGCGGGCTACGCGGCTCGCGGCATTTTGTGGTATCAGGGCGAGTCCGACGCCCGCGGGGCTTCGCTAGGCGCGTTCGAAAGCCAGCTCGAAACCGTCGTCCGCGTCTGGCGCGAATGCTTTGCCGACCCGAACCTGCCGTTCATTCAGGCGCAGCTTTCGTCCTACGGGAAAAGCGCAAACTGGGCGGAGGTACGCGCGGCGCAGCTTGCCGTTTCCGAGCGTACCGAAAACATGTACACAGTCTGCACCCTCGACATCGGCGACAAAAACGACGTACACCCGCGCAACAAAACGGACGTCGGGCTGCGCATGGAGCGCGTCGCTATGGCTTGCGTCTACGGGAAGCGCGGGGAGTCGCCGCTTTCGCCGATTTTCGAAAGCGCGAAATTCGGCGGGGCTTCGGCGGAAGTGTCCGTGGATTCTTTCGGGCGCGGGCTCAAAGCCGACGGCGCGCTGCGCGGCTTCGAGGCGTCGGTAGGCGGAAAATGGGTTGCGGCGGACGCCGCGCTCGACGGCGGGAAAATCGTAGTGTCGTCGCGCAACGGCGGGAAAATCGACGGCGTGCGCTACCTGTGGAAACAGTACCCGCAGGACGACGTGTGCCTGCGCAATTCCGACGGTCTGCCGCTCTTCCCGTTCTCGGTTTCGGTAAAATAG
- a CDS encoding cellulase family glycosylhydrolase gives MVKLFLTAALAAFALTGTASPKIDTSADRVKTDLDVSYTRLGTLKPKSTAEARNNLTIGGETLDRDYADFDKYKQYLAPLGMKHIRLQGGWAKTESQKGVYDFAWLDKIVDECIALGITPWIQTSYGNTIYKGGGTPFLKGGMPSSPEAKAAWDAWVDAMSKRYAGRVEWEMWNEPDLDRKRTVADTVDMNVRTAEIIRKNDPNAKISGLALARIVPEKFEEYVKALSDAGKLELFDWLSYHGYDFRPENSYVDVEKMAEILKKYSKKVQLRQGENGAPSKGFLGGALTKHPWTELSQAKWDLRRMLGDHGRGIWTSCFTISDMHYAATDFIKMLNVKGLLETDEKHNVVKIKTAYYAVQNLVSVFELFENPNKEVSVKTGLSHSVFGYSPRGGTAFVVWYDECTPTNFNKTTPADVEVKASFKKPVWVDILTGGVYEIPAANIVKTRGGTVFKNLPIYDSPIVVAELEAVDFVPAAK, from the coding sequence ATGGTAAAATTGTTTTTAACGGCGGCTCTTGCCGCATTCGCACTGACGGGGACGGCCTCGCCGAAAATCGACACTTCGGCGGACAGGGTTAAAACCGACCTCGACGTTTCGTATACACGCTTGGGAACGCTCAAACCCAAGAGCACTGCGGAGGCGCGGAACAACCTCACAATCGGCGGCGAAACGCTCGACAGAGACTACGCCGATTTCGACAAGTACAAGCAGTATCTTGCGCCGCTCGGCATGAAGCACATAAGGCTTCAAGGCGGCTGGGCGAAAACCGAGAGCCAAAAGGGCGTCTACGACTTCGCATGGCTCGACAAAATCGTCGACGAGTGCATAGCCCTCGGAATCACGCCGTGGATTCAGACCTCCTACGGCAACACAATCTACAAGGGCGGCGGCACGCCGTTCCTCAAAGGCGGCATGCCGTCGTCTCCCGAAGCGAAAGCCGCGTGGGACGCGTGGGTCGACGCAATGTCGAAACGCTACGCGGGGCGCGTCGAGTGGGAAATGTGGAACGAGCCCGACTTGGACAGAAAGCGCACCGTCGCCGATACCGTCGACATGAACGTGCGCACCGCCGAAATCATCAGAAAGAACGACCCCAACGCCAAGATTTCGGGGCTTGCGCTTGCGAGAATCGTTCCCGAAAAATTCGAGGAATACGTCAAGGCTCTCTCCGACGCGGGCAAGCTCGAACTCTTCGACTGGCTTTCGTACCACGGCTACGACTTCCGCCCCGAAAACTCGTACGTAGACGTCGAGAAAATGGCGGAAATCCTGAAAAAATACTCCAAGAAAGTCCAGCTCAGGCAGGGCGAAAACGGCGCGCCCTCCAAGGGCTTTCTCGGCGGCGCGCTCACAAAGCACCCGTGGACGGAGCTTTCGCAGGCAAAGTGGGACTTGCGCCGCATGCTCGGCGACCACGGCAGGGGCATCTGGACTTCGTGCTTCACAATTTCCGACATGCACTACGCCGCGACCGACTTCATCAAAATGCTCAACGTCAAGGGGCTATTGGAGACCGACGAAAAGCACAATGTGGTGAAAATCAAAACCGCGTACTACGCCGTGCAGAACTTGGTTTCGGTCTTCGAGCTTTTCGAAAACCCGAACAAAGAGGTTTCGGTGAAGACGGGCTTGTCGCACTCGGTTTTCGGCTACTCTCCGAGGGGCGGAACGGCGTTCGTTGTGTGGTACGACGAATGCACTCCGACAAACTTTAACAAGACGACCCCCGCCGACGTGGAGGTCAAGGCAAGCTTCAAAAAGCCCGTGTGGGTGGACATTCTGACGGGCGGCGTATACGAAATCCCCGCCGCGAATATCGTAAAAACCCGCGGGGGAACTGTGTTCAAAAACCTGCCGATTTACGACTCCCCGATAGTCGTAGCCGAGCTCGAAGCCGTCGATTTCGTCCCCGCCGCCAAATAG
- the trmB gene encoding tRNA (guanosine(46)-N7)-methyltransferase TrmB — protein sequence MSLEDALRRRAERVARLRETCADIFALSQNISLEIGCGKGHWLSAYAADNPDELCVGIDLISERVRDSQRRAKNKNASNAHFVKAEALEFLEAMPRDARLAKIFIFFPDPWPKERHHKRRLMQHEFLDYIRQFANAGTKLYFRTDYREYFDWTAEIINENSNWKITEETELPLEEVSQFQRILPEFSTLVAEAV from the coding sequence ATGAGCCTTGAAGACGCACTCAGACGGCGCGCCGAACGCGTGGCGCGACTCCGCGAAACCTGCGCCGACATCTTCGCGCTGTCGCAAAACATCTCGCTCGAAATCGGCTGCGGCAAGGGGCACTGGCTGAGCGCGTACGCCGCCGACAACCCCGACGAGCTGTGCGTCGGAATCGACCTCATCAGCGAGCGCGTGCGCGACTCGCAACGCCGCGCGAAAAACAAAAACGCCTCGAACGCGCATTTCGTCAAGGCGGAGGCTCTCGAATTTTTGGAGGCAATGCCGCGCGACGCGCGACTCGCCAAAATCTTCATATTTTTCCCCGACCCGTGGCCGAAGGAACGCCACCACAAACGCCGCCTCATGCAGCACGAATTTCTCGACTACATCAGGCAGTTCGCAAACGCGGGCACAAAGCTCTACTTCCGCACCGACTACCGCGAATACTTCGACTGGACGGCGGAAATCATCAACGAAAACTCCAACTGGAAAATCACCGAAGAGACCGAGCTTCCCCTCGAAGAGGTATCCCAATTCCAGCGCATTCTGCCCGAATTTTCAACGCTCGTAGCCGAAGCCGTCTAA
- a CDS encoding alpha/beta hydrolase family protein, with translation MKILAKIFAAALALAAVAAYGKTVEVKAPSEAMKKEVSALVVLPDSYDADSGKSYPAIYLLHGFGGNHTTWPKRTKPNLDEIATQQGIIFVCPDGAKSWYWDAPKKPEYKYETFVSKELVEFIDKNFRTVKSPKARAITGFSMGGHGGLWLGIRHGDVFGACGSMSGGVDIRPFPSSWAMKDSLGAKSENPEIWDSHTVINEADKIDPSKAPAMIIDCGTKDFFYKVNQALHEKLLRLNIPHEYTTRPGAHTHEYWNNAVDFQILFFKKFFEASNTSNKE, from the coding sequence ATGAAAATTCTGGCGAAAATATTTGCGGCGGCACTCGCGCTTGCGGCGGTCGCCGCGTACGGCAAAACCGTCGAAGTAAAAGCTCCGAGCGAAGCGATGAAAAAGGAGGTCTCCGCGCTCGTGGTTCTGCCCGACTCCTACGACGCCGATTCGGGGAAATCCTACCCCGCAATCTACCTGCTCCACGGCTTCGGCGGCAACCACACGACGTGGCCCAAGCGCACAAAACCCAACCTCGACGAAATCGCCACGCAACAGGGAATAATCTTCGTCTGTCCCGACGGCGCGAAAAGCTGGTACTGGGACGCCCCAAAAAAGCCGGAATACAAGTACGAAACATTCGTCTCGAAAGAGCTTGTGGAATTTATAGACAAAAACTTCCGCACGGTGAAGTCGCCCAAAGCCCGCGCAATCACGGGGTTCAGCATGGGCGGGCACGGCGGACTCTGGCTCGGGATAAGGCACGGCGACGTTTTCGGAGCGTGCGGCTCGATGAGCGGCGGCGTAGACATTCGCCCGTTCCCGTCGAGCTGGGCGATGAAAGATTCGCTCGGCGCGAAGAGCGAAAACCCCGAAATTTGGGACTCGCACACCGTAATCAACGAAGCCGACAAAATCGACCCCTCGAAAGCCCCCGCCATGATTATCGACTGCGGCACTAAGGACTTTTTCTACAAGGTAAACCAAGCACTCCACGAAAAGCTCCTGCGCCTGAACATTCCGCACGAGTACACCACGCGCCCAGGGGCGCACACGCACGAGTACTGGAACAACGCGGTCGATTTCCAGATTCTTTTCTTCAAAAAATTCTTCGAAGCAAGCAATACAAGCAACAAAGAATAA
- a CDS encoding gamma carbonic anhydrase family protein yields MTLEERLEKYLGQNPQIDPTAYVSKHAVLIGDVKIGAHASVWPGCVLRADINSIEIGEGSNIQDGTMVHLADDAGVKIGRDTTIGHGAVIHACEIGSECLIGMGAVVLDNAVIGDNSIVGAGAVVTKNTVVPAGSLVLGTPAKIVKQLDDKTKEGLGYWSKKYRKLAAANKAKEEASE; encoded by the coding sequence ATGACACTCGAAGAAAGACTCGAAAAATATCTCGGACAAAATCCGCAAATCGACCCCACAGCATACGTCAGCAAACACGCCGTCCTAATCGGAGACGTGAAAATCGGCGCGCATGCGAGCGTCTGGCCGGGCTGCGTGCTCCGCGCCGACATCAATTCGATTGAGATTGGCGAAGGCTCGAACATTCAGGACGGCACAATGGTGCACCTCGCCGACGACGCCGGCGTGAAAATCGGCAGAGACACAACAATCGGGCACGGCGCGGTTATCCACGCGTGCGAAATCGGCAGCGAGTGCCTCATCGGAATGGGCGCGGTCGTGCTCGACAATGCGGTTATCGGCGACAACTCCATTGTCGGCGCGGGCGCGGTAGTCACGAAAAACACGGTTGTTCCCGCGGGCTCGCTCGTGCTCGGCACTCCCGCAAAAATCGTAAAGCAGCTCGACGACAAAACGAAAGAGGGTCTCGGCTACTGGTCGAAAAAGTACCGCAAACTCGCCGCGGCGAACAAGGCGAAGGAAGAGGCGTCCGAATAA
- a CDS encoding potassium/proton antiporter has protein sequence MKNITPENILLVGSGMLLLSIFAGKMSSRFGVPSLLLFLLVGMLMGTDGVGYHFDNVYATQFVGIMALSVILFSGGMDTRISDVKPIVGEGLVLATFGVVATAALTGAFIWGICGLFGFKLGLAESMLLASVMSSTDSASVFALLRARGLKLRENLRETLELESGSNDPMAYILTIVLIQYIQGGLEFHSAVYSFFLQIILGAALGVALGYGIVWLVNRASLDNVALYSVLLVACGFSVFAVVDAVGGNGYLAVYIAGLIFGNSTVVHLKSTKKFFAVFAWLWQIIIFLTLGLLVNPRELVPVAAFAILIGAFLIVVGRPLSVWLSLLPFRRYSNRGRMYISWVGLRGAVPIIFATYPLVADVPNARLIFNVVFFITILSLMVQGMTVVKMASWLGVCDKSNAKKSDLDFELPDEMKSVLSEIDVSQTLLEKGNTLMKLGLPRNTLVIMVKRGGRYFIPDGTTTLFDGDKLYVISDRESDLKSACEKLGVPYYTVGDGI, from the coding sequence ATGAAAAACATTACTCCCGAAAACATACTTCTTGTCGGTTCAGGCATGCTGCTTCTGAGCATATTCGCGGGAAAAATGAGCTCGCGCTTCGGCGTGCCGTCCCTGCTTCTGTTTCTGCTTGTGGGCATGCTCATGGGAACCGACGGAGTAGGATACCACTTCGACAACGTCTACGCGACGCAGTTTGTGGGAATCATGGCGCTTAGCGTAATCCTCTTTTCGGGCGGTATGGACACCCGCATTTCCGACGTCAAGCCGATTGTAGGCGAGGGGCTTGTGCTTGCAACTTTCGGGGTCGTGGCGACCGCCGCGCTCACGGGCGCGTTCATCTGGGGCATTTGCGGGCTTTTCGGCTTCAAGCTGGGCTTGGCGGAGTCGATGCTGTTGGCGTCGGTGATGTCGTCCACGGACTCCGCCTCGGTTTTCGCTCTGTTGCGCGCTCGCGGGCTTAAACTCAGGGAAAACCTGCGCGAAACCCTCGAACTCGAAAGCGGCAGCAACGACCCCATGGCGTACATTCTCACCATTGTCCTCATTCAATACATTCAGGGCGGGCTTGAATTCCACTCGGCGGTGTACTCGTTTTTCTTGCAGATTATTCTGGGCGCGGCGTTGGGCGTCGCGCTCGGGTACGGGATAGTCTGGCTCGTCAACAGGGCGTCGCTCGACAACGTCGCGCTGTACTCGGTGCTGCTTGTCGCGTGCGGGTTTTCGGTGTTCGCGGTGGTGGACGCCGTCGGCGGCAACGGCTACTTGGCGGTCTACATCGCGGGGCTTATTTTCGGCAACTCGACCGTCGTCCACTTGAAGAGCACGAAGAAATTTTTTGCGGTTTTCGCGTGGCTTTGGCAGATAATAATCTTCCTTACCCTCGGACTTCTCGTGAACCCGCGCGAGCTTGTGCCGGTGGCCGCGTTCGCGATTTTAATCGGCGCGTTTTTGATAGTCGTGGGGCGTCCGCTGAGCGTGTGGCTGAGCCTGCTTCCGTTCAGACGCTATTCGAATCGCGGCAGAATGTACATTTCGTGGGTCGGTCTGCGCGGAGCTGTCCCGATTATCTTTGCGACATACCCGCTCGTCGCCGACGTGCCGAACGCGCGGCTGATTTTCAACGTGGTGTTTTTCATCACGATTCTGTCGCTTATGGTGCAGGGCATGACCGTTGTGAAAATGGCGTCGTGGCTGGGCGTTTGCGACAAGTCCAACGCAAAAAAATCCGACTTGGATTTCGAGCTGCCCGACGAAATGAAATCCGTCCTTTCCGAAATCGACGTAAGCCAAACGCTTCTCGAAAAGGGGAACACCCTGATGAAGCTGGGGCTTCCGCGGAACACGCTTGTAATCATGGTAAAGCGCGGCGGACGCTATTTCATTCCCGACGGCACGACGACCCTTTTCGACGGCGACAAGCTCTACGTCATAAGCGACCGCGAGAGCGACCTGAAATCGGCGTGCGAAAAGCTCGGCGTTCCCTACTACACCGTGGGCGACGGCATTTAG
- the rbr gene encoding rubrerythrin: MELKGSKTEKNLMCAFAGESQARNKYTYFASVAKKEGYEQISAIFTETADNEKEHAKRFYKLLGNTDVEIQATCGSRFGNTFENLIAAAEGEYDEWHNLYCNFADVADAEGFAEIATVFRKIAEVEAHHEARYRALAQNVKDGKVFKKDAPVRWKCRNCGFVFEGAEAPEKCPACAHPQAYFEVLADNF; this comes from the coding sequence ATGGAATTAAAAGGCAGCAAAACAGAAAAGAACCTCATGTGCGCGTTCGCGGGCGAATCGCAGGCGCGGAACAAATACACCTACTTTGCAAGCGTCGCGAAGAAGGAGGGCTACGAACAGATTTCGGCAATCTTCACGGAAACCGCCGACAACGAAAAGGAGCACGCAAAACGCTTCTACAAACTGCTCGGCAATACCGACGTGGAAATTCAGGCAACATGCGGCAGCCGCTTCGGCAATACATTCGAAAACCTCATCGCAGCAGCCGAGGGCGAATACGACGAATGGCACAACCTCTACTGCAACTTTGCCGACGTTGCCGACGCCGAGGGATTCGCGGAAATCGCGACGGTGTTCAGAAAAATCGCGGAGGTTGAGGCGCACCACGAAGCCCGCTACCGCGCCCTTGCGCAAAACGTAAAGGACGGCAAAGTTTTCAAAAAGGACGCGCCCGTGCGCTGGAAATGCCGCAACTGCGGATTCGTTTTCGAGGGCGCGGAAGCTCCCGAAAAGTGCCCCGCATGCGCCCACCCGCAGGCGTATTTCGAAGTGCTTGCCGACAATTTCTAA